Proteins encoded together in one Pseudoalteromonas xiamenensis window:
- a CDS encoding DUF3015 family protein, with amino-acid sequence MKSKMFTSLALLAVMSVNVHAEDKKVGTGPNPFSDCGIGAALFQNNKVLAVTSNIIWDIGTTAVTSATASPETCNGKTVTAAKFILESYDNLSEEAARGEGEHLVALLNIMEVNSTRHMEVISGIRSEMSSNLASTEFNSADKKAKSIAFYNALVAAI; translated from the coding sequence ATGAAATCAAAAATGTTTACTAGTTTAGCATTGCTTGCTGTCATGTCTGTGAATGTACATGCTGAAGATAAAAAAGTTGGCACAGGTCCAAACCCATTTTCTGACTGTGGTATTGGTGCAGCTCTTTTCCAAAACAATAAAGTGCTAGCAGTAACGTCAAACATTATTTGGGATATCGGTACAACGGCGGTAACTTCTGCTACAGCAAGTCCAGAGACATGTAATGGTAAAACGGTAACTGCGGCGAAATTTATCCTTGAAAGCTATGATAACTTATCTGAAGAAGCTGCTCGTGGCGAAGGTGAACACCTTGTTGCTCTATTAAACATCATGGAAGTTAATTCAACTCGTCATATGGAAGTGATCAGCGGTATTCGCTCGGAGATGTCGTCAAACTTGGCATCTACAGAGTTTAATTCTGCGGATAAAAAGGCAAAATCAATTGCGTTTTACAATGCACTAGTTGCAGCTATCTAA